From the Paenibacillus sp. FSL H8-0548 genome, one window contains:
- a CDS encoding carbohydrate binding domain-containing protein, with translation MQKRFISIVLVFMMLTSGLPAVSANSAADAAAPAAHWGAESLQKWISKGMLGGYPDGSIQPDRQVTRAEFAKLVNAVFGFHSAGTNSFTDVAAGAWYSNDITAIKEAGIITGYPDGSFKPDAPITRQEAAKITAQLFQLQAVIEHKLADFTDHGKVQAYAKEPLEQLLAGGYIQGYPDQTIRPVKPITRAEAIALLDRLAVEVVNASGSYPNLSAVGNAVINKADVKINKALIAGDLFLTQGIGEGDVFLTDVEVKGTVYVNGGGVNSIHFMNSKLNRVIVNKHNGPVRVVFEGKTDAQQIAIATGGAIVEIGEEASTPSLIVEETAKDSSIIVKGAVKQLQNKGSNTILNGNPFDKGKEASILNGVINGQASAPGQGGGGSTTPTPEATPNPTIAPTTEPSTEPEPPKDEWQLVWNDEFDGSGENIDFNGVNLDKWAYQLGTGSQYGLDGWGNNEEQYYRAENISVKDGKLTITAEDENFGGKAYTSGRLYTQPTFNKAYGKFEASIKLPVGEGIWPAFWMMPTDSEYGVWAASGELDIMEARGRLPKEVGGTIHYGRNWPNNKATGGEYRFGETTDITDFHTYGVEWEPGELRWYVDGELYQKLNNWDSWGADQPAKYAFPAPFDKPFYMILNMAVGGNYDGGRTPDPSQAAWEMEVDYVRVYDLISRPYKTPVEPAFDSEPYPDQYKEPIAGNFVHDMSYNEPFTTVAEPDQALDPKFWNFAHISTFQGNGAISVDSINGVNYAKAEITAGGNAAHAVQLIQNVTLGKGRWYKLSFDAKSSSNRTMTVKFGGGENRGWTTYSDSLEARLSNSLQSYEMIFQMGAETDTLARLEFNLGLSTNGVWLGNVRVEETNAPDPFQDHGPKEPINGNHVYNGTFDLGRIDRMTYWNLASDGDKASGAVDSAARELKVSIGSGALKPEAVKLTQSGINLIEGNDYKITFKARAASDRTIQLGVNQLDGMPYASLATFALTTEMKEHTLLFTMEQPTDVLGQLIFMLGGHQADVYLDDIQMVRLTNNNSGELALTNQFPVKNGDFSNGKIGWSEHVQGRYDGWGSSAVFTPQDGELKLAIASEGNNPWDVMLMQTDFDLFKGHTYVVSLDISSSKNRDMELVIDTSERRYLSEKVALTSTKQTLKYELTVQADITPSLKLLLGKLDGAAVIGAHDVYVDNIHVELKDARTKAFPLQNGYFDAGMLAWSTHVQGVYDGTSSAVITADDGAAKATIANTGAKAWDIILQQGELALQKGKTYIVSFTARASKPRTIEAIVENSAYFRYLNKTVLLDDVTNTYAYEFTMDKDDVAGFKLLMGDQADAPADTHEVFIDNVRVELKGAKEAAGEKALSTNNITLLLPPVLSPDASDNALGLDIDVAFTDNPAWRNAVKAVFVDGVQLPEHAYSWLAGKLTVNKAQFTVAKSHDILIKSTGYENALVVQDIESEIMWSLVWSDEFDGGGENVDTNGVNLDKWAYQLGNGSEYGVANWGNNEEQYYKKENISVENGKLIIEARNESFGGKNYTSGRLWTSPTFSKAYGKFEARIKLPAGDGLWPAFWMMPRDSEYGGWASSGEIDIMEARGRVLGETDGTIHFGKNAPNNKATGSQYHFPEGEDITGYHTYSLEWEPGELRWYVDGNLFQTIDDWNSWGADQPDKYAFPAPFDKEFYIILNLAVGGNYDGGRKPDESLMPAEMEVDYVRAYELTGRPYKQPIEPTLVKDTFPQNGKAAIDGNFIYDPSYTQGVKDITLANPELDMNYWNFLHGAEFGGAGTVSVVPSDGGQFAKVDIASGGNVPYSMQLIQYVTLVKGQSYKISFDAKASAPRGMSVKFGGDANSNWGIYSDNFEPSLKEQLGHYEYRFLMTAETNAAARIEFNVGQNVNDVWIGNVRLEEVDELNEPGGAKTPLNNGNHIYNGGFDLGTMDRLLYWTTGFSSTAKAEISVDPQSRKLNAVIEDGGVDAASIRLSQQGINLLQSDSYELTLDASAAEARTIDVQFISKDGSKIYSGPHTLSITPAGASHKITFTMPENVTDEEGQLEILLGGNASAVQLDNISLIRTTNLNVDFTGVDLFPLKNGDFASGLSSWEPFVQGGAAAFHETDGAAQISVTNVGGEAWNVMLNQSNLSLTKGMTYVISFDASASVARDIEAALENATYTRRFYSGPLMLTPAMQHFEFTFRMTSDDNVALKFLLGNTVKSAAGPHDIFIDNVVLEVKDAPVKRPPTLVPDTIANRVGEAVELAFVDQELWRTAISVIEVNGVPLAESQYSLQQGSIVIHPAVFAGDQSYSIKIKAAGYGDALVNQLMFAADGNLVLNGHMSNGSASWIFWFGDRGESEYAVQNGAARIDIHYHGGIHPEWNVPISWSTQFTQNGIKLEAGKAYELSFNAWSTVDRPIAAELTGYNNNQTVKFNITDDQAAVYSSSLRPAANVELSLKFLLGNVINDLVATPDGPHTIFIDHVSIREVAAPPVLTADTTENKVGQQIELTFSDSVEWRSAISKLAIDGVVVDRTSYTVEAGKIKLEASLFPAIKTYAIAIAAAGYGISEVQQPVKTAAANIAIGKTAAASSGLQPAANAVDGVGNSRWESAVSDPQWISVDLGGIYKLESVTLSWEGAFGKAYKLQVSSAEVPSESDWSDVFTEAAGNGGIDSITLNGEEARHIRMLGSSRGTIYGYSLWEFEVYGIWVSGGDGGVDPDPNPDPGPTPNPTKLNLALNKQVIASSFNVVFPAHLLTDGDKNTRWEADWAANQVAPILPEWFYIDLNREYTISELIFTWETAYGKALEVQVAAEGSDLSAASVDWQTVHSLDRILNVGGKLEEAVSLASSATARYVRVLLTDKGFAPYGPSLFEIEIYE, from the coding sequence ATGCAAAAAAGGTTCATTTCCATCGTATTGGTTTTCATGATGCTAACGAGCGGCTTGCCAGCGGTAAGCGCTAATTCCGCTGCAGATGCAGCAGCGCCTGCGGCGCATTGGGGAGCAGAATCTTTGCAGAAGTGGATTTCCAAAGGCATGCTCGGAGGTTATCCGGATGGCAGCATTCAGCCGGATCGTCAAGTGACACGCGCAGAATTTGCCAAGCTGGTTAATGCGGTATTTGGCTTTCATTCAGCAGGGACAAATTCTTTTACAGATGTAGCTGCTGGCGCTTGGTACAGCAACGATATTACCGCAATTAAGGAAGCAGGTATAATTACGGGTTACCCAGATGGAAGTTTTAAGCCGGATGCGCCGATTACAAGGCAGGAGGCCGCGAAAATAACGGCCCAGTTATTTCAGCTTCAAGCAGTGATTGAGCATAAGCTGGCTGACTTTACGGATCATGGTAAAGTACAAGCCTATGCGAAGGAGCCTTTGGAGCAGCTATTGGCAGGTGGCTACATACAAGGCTATCCAGATCAAACGATACGCCCAGTGAAGCCGATTACGCGTGCAGAAGCGATTGCGCTGCTGGATCGATTAGCGGTTGAGGTCGTAAATGCGTCAGGAAGCTATCCTAATCTGAGCGCAGTCGGCAATGCGGTTATAAATAAGGCGGACGTTAAAATAAATAAAGCGCTTATTGCTGGTGATTTATTTCTCACGCAAGGGATTGGCGAGGGAGATGTTTTTTTAACGGATGTGGAGGTGAAAGGAACCGTCTATGTTAATGGGGGCGGTGTTAACAGCATTCATTTTATGAATTCGAAGCTGAATAGAGTAATCGTGAATAAACATAATGGCCCGGTTAGAGTTGTGTTTGAAGGAAAAACGGACGCGCAGCAGATTGCTATCGCTACGGGAGGAGCCATTGTTGAAATCGGCGAAGAGGCGAGTACGCCGTCGCTGATCGTAGAGGAAACTGCAAAAGATTCGAGCATTATCGTTAAGGGAGCCGTAAAGCAGCTTCAGAATAAAGGTTCGAACACGATTCTAAATGGCAACCCGTTTGACAAAGGCAAAGAAGCTTCTATTTTGAATGGTGTCATCAATGGTCAAGCTTCTGCACCAGGGCAGGGCGGAGGCGGAAGCACGACTCCAACTCCAGAGGCTACGCCGAATCCGACGATAGCGCCAACAACAGAGCCATCAACAGAGCCAGAGCCGCCCAAGGATGAGTGGCAGCTGGTGTGGAATGATGAATTTGATGGCAGCGGTGAAAATATTGATTTTAACGGAGTCAATCTCGATAAATGGGCTTATCAGCTAGGTACCGGCTCGCAGTATGGACTGGACGGCTGGGGCAATAACGAGGAGCAATATTATCGAGCCGAAAATATTTCAGTCAAGGATGGGAAATTAACGATCACGGCTGAGGATGAGAATTTTGGAGGCAAAGCTTATACCTCTGGAAGATTGTATACGCAGCCTACCTTCAATAAAGCTTACGGGAAATTCGAAGCAAGCATTAAACTGCCTGTAGGCGAGGGAATCTGGCCTGCTTTCTGGATGATGCCAACAGATAGTGAGTATGGTGTATGGGCAGCATCTGGTGAACTCGACATTATGGAAGCGCGCGGGCGGCTGCCAAAAGAGGTTGGCGGAACGATACATTACGGTAGAAATTGGCCGAACAACAAAGCGACCGGTGGTGAGTATAGGTTTGGCGAGACGACAGACATTACCGATTTCCATACCTATGGCGTGGAGTGGGAGCCTGGGGAATTACGCTGGTACGTGGATGGTGAATTGTATCAGAAGCTTAACAATTGGGATAGCTGGGGAGCAGATCAACCAGCCAAATATGCTTTTCCTGCTCCGTTTGATAAGCCTTTCTATATGATCTTAAATATGGCGGTAGGCGGCAACTATGACGGCGGCCGTACACCGGACCCTTCCCAGGCAGCTTGGGAAATGGAAGTTGATTATGTTCGCGTTTATGATCTAATAAGCAGACCATATAAGACGCCAGTAGAGCCAGCCTTTGATTCAGAGCCTTATCCTGATCAATATAAAGAGCCAATTGCAGGAAATTTTGTTCATGATATGAGCTACAATGAGCCGTTTACGACGGTTGCTGAGCCGGATCAAGCGCTTGATCCGAAGTTTTGGAATTTTGCTCATATTAGCACGTTTCAAGGTAACGGAGCTATTTCAGTAGACTCGATAAATGGCGTGAACTATGCGAAAGCGGAGATAACAGCAGGCGGCAATGCGGCTCATGCTGTGCAGCTCATTCAGAACGTGACGCTCGGCAAGGGACGCTGGTATAAGCTGTCATTTGATGCCAAATCTAGTTCTAACCGTACGATGACAGTGAAATTCGGCGGCGGAGAAAATCGCGGCTGGACGACGTATTCCGATAGCTTGGAGGCAAGGCTTTCGAATAGCCTGCAAAGCTATGAAATGATATTCCAAATGGGTGCGGAGACAGATACGCTTGCAAGGTTGGAATTTAATCTTGGACTGAGCACGAATGGGGTCTGGCTCGGGAATGTGAGGGTTGAAGAAACGAATGCTCCTGATCCGTTTCAGGATCATGGTCCGAAGGAGCCTATAAATGGAAACCATGTGTACAATGGTACCTTCGATCTTGGAAGAATTGACCGTATGACTTACTGGAATCTAGCTTCAGATGGCGACAAGGCATCAGGAGCAGTTGATTCTGCGGCACGCGAGCTTAAAGTATCGATAGGCAGCGGAGCGCTTAAGCCTGAAGCTGTAAAGCTGACACAGTCAGGCATCAATCTCATTGAAGGCAATGATTACAAAATTACATTCAAAGCAAGAGCGGCATCGGATAGGACGATTCAGCTCGGTGTAAATCAGCTTGACGGAATGCCATATGCTAGTTTGGCGACGTTTGCGCTCACCACGGAAATGAAGGAGCATACGCTTCTGTTTACGATGGAGCAGCCGACTGATGTTCTAGGACAGCTCATATTTATGCTAGGCGGTCATCAGGCCGATGTGTATTTGGACGATATCCAAATGGTACGGTTAACGAATAATAATAGTGGAGAATTAGCGTTGACGAATCAGTTCCCGGTTAAAAATGGCGACTTCTCCAATGGCAAGATTGGCTGGAGCGAGCATGTCCAAGGGCGCTATGACGGCTGGGGCTCAAGTGCTGTCTTTACACCTCAGGATGGAGAGCTGAAGTTGGCCATTGCCAGCGAGGGCAATAATCCATGGGATGTCATGCTGATGCAGACGGATTTTGACCTCTTTAAAGGTCATACCTATGTCGTATCGCTAGACATCAGCTCGTCTAAAAATCGTGATATGGAATTGGTTATTGATACAAGCGAGCGTCGGTATTTATCGGAGAAGGTGGCGCTCACGAGCACGAAGCAGACGCTCAAGTATGAGCTCACTGTTCAAGCAGACATTACGCCTTCACTTAAGCTGCTGCTCGGAAAGCTTGATGGGGCAGCTGTAATTGGAGCACATGACGTTTATGTCGATAACATTCACGTTGAGTTGAAGGATGCGCGAACCAAAGCATTCCCATTGCAAAACGGTTACTTTGACGCTGGCATGTTGGCGTGGAGCACTCATGTACAGGGCGTATATGATGGCACCTCTAGCGCGGTTATAACTGCGGATGATGGAGCGGCCAAAGCGACGATAGCGAATACAGGGGCGAAGGCTTGGGATATTATTTTGCAGCAGGGCGAGCTTGCGCTGCAGAAGGGGAAAACCTATATCGTATCGTTCACAGCAAGAGCAAGCAAGCCGCGTACGATCGAAGCAATCGTTGAAAACAGCGCTTATTTCCGCTATTTGAACAAAACGGTGCTTCTCGATGACGTGACGAATACGTATGCCTATGAATTTACGATGGATAAGGATGACGTTGCTGGCTTTAAGCTGCTTATGGGCGATCAGGCAGATGCCCCGGCGGATACGCATGAGGTGTTTATTGATAATGTTCGCGTGGAGCTCAAAGGGGCTAAAGAAGCGGCAGGAGAGAAAGCACTCAGCACGAACAATATTACGCTTCTTCTGCCTCCAGTTCTATCTCCGGATGCTTCTGACAATGCGCTTGGCTTAGATATTGATGTTGCATTCACTGATAATCCGGCATGGAGAAATGCGGTAAAAGCGGTGTTCGTAGACGGGGTACAGCTTCCTGAGCATGCGTATTCATGGTTAGCAGGAAAGCTGACGGTTAATAAGGCGCAATTTACAGTCGCTAAGTCCCACGATATTTTGATTAAATCGACCGGCTATGAGAATGCGCTTGTCGTTCAGGACATCGAGTCGGAAATCATGTGGAGCCTCGTTTGGTCCGATGAATTTGATGGCGGCGGGGAAAATGTGGATACGAACGGCGTCAATCTAGACAAATGGGCATATCAGCTAGGCAACGGCAGTGAATATGGCGTAGCCAACTGGGGAAATAACGAGGAGCAGTATTATAAGAAAGAAAACATCAGTGTCGAGAACGGGAAATTGATTATTGAAGCCAGAAACGAGAGCTTTGGCGGCAAGAACTATACGTCCGGGCGCTTATGGACCAGTCCAACCTTCAGCAAGGCTTACGGTAAATTCGAGGCGCGCATAAAGCTCCCTGCTGGTGATGGGCTTTGGCCAGCATTTTGGATGATGCCGAGGGATAGCGAATATGGCGGCTGGGCTTCCTCTGGTGAAATTGACATTATGGAGGCACGTGGACGGGTGCTGGGGGAAACGGACGGCACGATTCATTTTGGCAAAAACGCTCCTAACAACAAAGCGACAGGCTCGCAGTATCATTTTCCGGAGGGAGAGGATATTACTGGTTATCACACCTATTCGCTAGAATGGGAGCCAGGTGAGCTTCGGTGGTACGTGGACGGCAATTTATTTCAAACCATCGATGATTGGAACAGCTGGGGGGCTGATCAACCGGATAAATATGCATTCCCAGCGCCGTTCGACAAGGAATTTTACATTATTCTTAATCTAGCGGTAGGCGGCAATTACGATGGCGGGCGCAAGCCTGATGAGTCTCTGATGCCAGCAGAAATGGAAGTTGACTATGTCCGTGCTTATGAGCTGACTGGCAGACCCTATAAGCAACCAATAGAGCCTACGCTTGTGAAGGATACATTTCCGCAAAACGGGAAAGCAGCGATAGATGGGAATTTCATTTATGACCCATCATATACGCAAGGCGTGAAGGATATTACATTAGCGAATCCTGAGCTTGATATGAATTATTGGAATTTCCTGCATGGGGCAGAGTTTGGCGGAGCAGGTACGGTGTCGGTTGTGCCAAGTGATGGAGGTCAATTCGCGAAGGTGGATATTGCGAGTGGCGGAAACGTGCCTTATTCAATGCAGCTTATTCAGTACGTCACGCTCGTAAAAGGCCAATCCTATAAAATTAGCTTTGATGCAAAAGCATCCGCACCACGCGGCATGAGCGTTAAATTTGGCGGTGATGCCAATAGCAACTGGGGCATTTATTCAGACAATTTCGAGCCTTCCTTGAAGGAGCAGCTTGGTCATTATGAATATCGATTCCTGATGACTGCTGAAACAAACGCGGCTGCAAGAATTGAGTTTAATGTAGGCCAAAATGTAAATGATGTATGGATTGGCAACGTTCGCTTGGAGGAAGTGGATGAGCTGAATGAGCCGGGCGGCGCCAAAACTCCGCTGAATAACGGCAATCATATTTATAATGGCGGATTCGATCTTGGCACAATGGACCGATTGCTTTATTGGACGACAGGTTTCTCAAGCACTGCCAAGGCTGAGATCAGTGTAGATCCGCAGTCGCGCAAGCTAAACGCAGTCATTGAAGATGGGGGAGTAGATGCTGCTTCCATTCGTTTGAGTCAGCAGGGCATCAACCTTCTGCAAAGTGATTCGTATGAGCTTACCCTTGACGCGAGTGCAGCGGAAGCACGCACGATTGATGTTCAGTTCATAAGTAAGGATGGTTCGAAGATCTATTCTGGACCGCATACGCTTTCTATAACGCCAGCGGGCGCTTCGCATAAAATAACATTTACGATGCCGGAGAATGTGACGGATGAGGAAGGACAGCTCGAAATTCTGCTCGGGGGGAATGCTTCGGCTGTGCAGCTGGATAACATCTCTCTCATTCGAACGACGAATCTGAATGTTGATTTCACCGGTGTTGATTTATTTCCGCTCAAAAATGGCGATTTCGCCAGTGGACTTAGCAGCTGGGAGCCATTTGTTCAAGGCGGAGCGGCAGCATTTCATGAAACCGATGGAGCTGCGCAAATTTCCGTAACAAATGTAGGCGGCGAGGCGTGGAATGTGATGCTTAACCAGTCCAACCTCAGCTTGACGAAGGGGATGACGTACGTGATCTCCTTTGACGCAAGCGCGAGCGTTGCTCGCGACATTGAAGCTGCGCTGGAGAATGCGACTTATACAAGGCGTTTTTATTCAGGGCCGTTGATGCTTACGCCTGCGATGCAGCATTTTGAATTTACGTTCCGGATGACGTCTGACGATAATGTGGCGCTTAAGTTTTTACTTGGCAATACAGTGAAAAGTGCAGCAGGTCCGCATGACATTTTTATCGACAATGTAGTATTGGAAGTGAAGGACGCACCCGTTAAGCGACCGCCAACTTTAGTGCCGGATACGATTGCCAATCGTGTTGGTGAAGCGGTTGAGCTTGCATTCGTCGATCAGGAACTATGGCGGACGGCGATTAGCGTGATTGAAGTGAACGGTGTTCCGCTTGCCGAGAGTCAATATTCGCTTCAGCAGGGCAGCATAGTCATTCATCCAGCTGTATTCGCGGGTGATCAATCCTACTCGATTAAAATCAAGGCAGCAGGATATGGGGATGCACTTGTCAATCAGCTTATGTTCGCGGCAGATGGCAACCTTGTTCTCAATGGGCATATGTCTAACGGCTCAGCAAGCTGGATATTCTGGTTCGGAGACCGAGGAGAATCGGAATATGCAGTCCAAAATGGAGCCGCTCGCATCGACATTCACTATCATGGCGGCATTCATCCAGAATGGAATGTGCCGATCAGCTGGTCGACCCAGTTTACTCAGAACGGGATCAAGCTAGAGGCAGGCAAAGCTTACGAGCTGAGCTTTAACGCATGGTCAACGGTCGACCGTCCAATAGCGGCAGAGCTGACGGGCTATAACAATAATCAGACGGTAAAATTTAATATTACAGACGATCAAGCAGCGGTATATAGCAGCAGCCTGCGTCCAGCAGCCAATGTGGAGCTGTCTCTTAAATTTTTGCTAGGAAACGTCATTAATGATCTCGTTGCAACGCCAGACGGCCCGCATACCATCTTTATTGATCATGTTTCGATTCGTGAGGTAGCTGCTCCGCCGGTGTTGACCGCAGATACGACAGAAAATAAAGTCGGGCAGCAGATTGAGCTAACCTTCTCTGACTCAGTGGAGTGGCGTTCTGCCATTTCCAAGCTTGCTATAGACGGTGTAGTCGTTGATAGAACCAGCTACACGGTAGAAGCTGGTAAAATCAAGCTGGAGGCTTCGTTATTTCCGGCAATCAAAACGTATGCGATCGCTATTGCAGCGGCTGGTTACGGAATCAGCGAGGTACAGCAGCCGGTGAAGACGGCCGCCGCTAACATTGCAATCGGCAAAACAGCAGCAGCTTCGTCAGGCCTGCAGCCAGCTGCAAATGCTGTAGATGGAGTGGGAAATTCAAGATGGGAGTCGGCGGTCTCTGATCCACAGTGGATTTCGGTTGATCTTGGAGGCATATACAAGCTGGAGAGTGTCACGCTGAGCTGGGAGGGAGCTTTTGGCAAAGCTTACAAGCTTCAAGTATCTTCAGCGGAAGTGCCGAGCGAGAGTGACTGGTCAGATGTATTTACAGAAGCCGCAGGCAATGGCGGAATTGACAGTATTACACTGAATGGAGAAGAAGCAAGGCATATTCGGATGCTGGGAAGCAGCAGAGGTACGATTTATGGTTATTCGCTATGGGAATTTGAGGTATACGGCATTTGGGTTAGCGGAGGAGACGGTGGCGTAGATCCAGATCCGAATCCAGACCCAGGCCCGACACCGAATCCGACGAAATTGAATTTGGCTCTGAACAAGCAGGTCATTGCGTCTAGCTTTAACGTCGTATTTCCAGCTCATCTATTGACTGATGGCGATAAGAATACCAGATGGGAAGCGGATTGGGCAGCTAATCAAGTCGCTCCTATTTTACCAGAATGGTTTTATATCGATTTGAACCGCGAATATACGATCAGTGAGCTTATTTTCACATGGGAGACCGCCTATGGAAAAGCGCTTGAAGTTCAAGTGGCGGCAGAAGGCAGCGATCTTTCGGCTGCGAGCGTGGATTGGCAGACGGTACATTCTTTAGATCGTATATTGAATGTGGGAGGCAAGCTTGAGGAAGCTGTTTCACTTGCGAGCAGTGCAACGGCAAGATATGTGCGTGTATTATTAACGGATAAAGGCTTTGCGCCTTATGGGCCTTCTTTGTTCGAAATTGAGATTTACGAATAA
- the glpX gene encoding class II fructose-bisphosphatase: MERELALELVRVTELAALASAPWMGRGDKNSADGAATSAMRSMFDSVSIRGTVVIGEGEMDEAPMLYIGEEVGSLNGPEVDVAVDPLEGTEIVAKGLNNAMSVLAVAGKGQLLHAPDMYMEKLAFGPVLVGKQLSITDPMDVTLRKAAEALNKKVSDLTVMILDRTRHEALVKVLRKVGVRIKFLSDGDVAGAMAPAFPEAGIDLYVGSGGAPEGVIAAAALKCLGGELQARLMPSDGNEYNRCVQMGIEDPYRVLTMEDMIGTGDVYFAATGVTPGEFLGGVQYFPDERAETHSIVMRAKTKTIRFVRSLHYLPNKTFLNNNN, translated from the coding sequence ATGGAGAGAGAATTAGCATTAGAGCTAGTACGTGTTACGGAGCTCGCGGCACTCGCGTCTGCACCTTGGATGGGCAGAGGGGATAAGAATAGTGCTGATGGAGCGGCAACCTCGGCAATGCGCTCGATGTTTGATTCCGTATCCATTAGGGGCACAGTCGTTATTGGGGAAGGCGAAATGGATGAGGCTCCCATGCTCTATATTGGCGAAGAGGTTGGCAGCTTGAATGGTCCTGAGGTTGATGTTGCGGTTGATCCTCTAGAAGGTACAGAGATTGTCGCGAAAGGATTAAATAATGCAATGTCGGTGCTTGCCGTAGCAGGCAAAGGCCAGCTGCTTCATGCGCCAGATATGTACATGGAGAAGCTGGCTTTTGGGCCTGTCCTTGTGGGCAAGCAGCTTAGCATTACAGATCCTATGGACGTGACGCTCCGAAAAGCAGCAGAAGCTTTGAATAAGAAAGTATCAGATCTGACTGTTATGATATTGGATCGAACGCGCCATGAAGCGCTCGTAAAGGTGCTGCGCAAAGTAGGCGTACGGATAAAGTTTTTGTCGGATGGTGACGTTGCTGGGGCGATGGCGCCTGCTTTTCCAGAGGCTGGCATTGACCTGTATGTAGGCTCTGGAGGTGCTCCAGAGGGTGTTATAGCAGCTGCGGCTTTAAAATGCTTAGGCGGCGAGCTGCAGGCGCGTTTGATGCCTTCGGATGGCAATGAATACAATCGCTGTGTGCAGATGGGGATCGAGGATCCGTACCGTGTGCTGACGATGGAGGATATGATTGGAACAGGAGATGTATATTTTGCAGCGACGGGTGTAACACCGGGCGAGTTTCTAGGCGGAGTACAATATTTCCCTGATGAGCGTGCGGAGACGCATTCAATCGTTATGCGCGCCAAGACAAAAACGATCCGTTTTGTCCGCTCGTTGCACTATTTGCCGAACAAGACATTTCTAAACAACAATAATTAA
- a CDS encoding TIGR00266 family protein, translated as MKYDIFYKGAFAMLKVQLNPGESVKAEMGAMVSMSPSIDLKGTTDGGFMRGLGRMLSGETFFFQEMTAVRGQGEVHLAPPSLGDVEAIELDGSYKLLVQKDGFLAGTSGIEVNTKMQNLGRGLLSGEGFFIVEISGKGTVFLSSYGAIHALNLGPGEEVIVDNGHLVAWPGYMNYTIEKASKGWLSSITSGEGLVCRFRGEGVVLIQSRNPASFGSWLKKFIPGNS; from the coding sequence ATGAAATACGATATTTTTTATAAAGGCGCCTTCGCGATGTTGAAGGTCCAGCTAAATCCGGGAGAGAGCGTTAAGGCGGAGATGGGTGCAATGGTCTCTATGTCTCCGAGTATTGATCTTAAAGGAACAACCGATGGCGGATTTATGCGCGGGCTAGGAAGAATGCTTAGCGGTGAAACATTCTTTTTCCAAGAGATGACGGCGGTACGAGGGCAAGGCGAGGTTCACCTAGCTCCTCCCTCGCTTGGTGATGTTGAGGCGATCGAGCTAGATGGCTCGTACAAGCTGCTCGTCCAGAAGGATGGTTTCTTGGCCGGCACCAGCGGCATTGAGGTCAATACCAAAATGCAAAACCTTGGCAGAGGGCTATTGTCGGGAGAAGGTTTTTTCATCGTAGAAATTAGCGGTAAAGGTACCGTATTTCTTTCCTCCTATGGTGCCATTCATGCGCTGAATTTAGGGCCTGGAGAAGAGGTTATCGTGGATAACGGCCACTTGGTCGCTTGGCCTGGCTACATGAATTATACGATTGAGAAAGCTTCCAAGGGCTGGCTCTCCAGCATAACGAGCGGTGAGGGGCTTGTCTGCCGCTTCCGCGGCGAGGGTGTCGTTCTAATCCAGTCTCGCAACCCCGCAAGCTTCGGTTCGTGGCTCAAAAAGTTCATTCCCGGCAACAGCTAA
- a CDS encoding phosphatidylglycerophosphatase A has translation MSNPEIYSLNSRKVADATNEWLIKRGVSTIEIAKLVHFLQKDYFPGLTPEDCIVHVEAVLSKREVQNAVLTGIQLDILAEEGKLIAPLQDMIKHDESLYGCDEILALSIVNVYGSIGFTNFGYVDKLKPGILVKLNDKSDGEVHTFLDDIVGAIAASAASRMAHRKQAEREGVTQPPLD, from the coding sequence ATGTCCAATCCTGAAATTTATAGCCTCAATAGCCGCAAAGTGGCTGATGCTACTAACGAATGGCTCATTAAACGCGGAGTATCCACCATTGAAATCGCGAAGCTCGTCCATTTTCTGCAAAAGGATTATTTCCCTGGCCTCACGCCCGAGGATTGCATTGTTCATGTTGAAGCGGTCTTGTCCAAGCGCGAGGTGCAAAATGCCGTATTGACTGGTATTCAACTCGATATTCTCGCTGAGGAAGGCAAGCTAATCGCCCCGCTGCAGGATATGATCAAGCATGACGAGAGTCTCTATGGCTGCGATGAAATCTTGGCGCTTTCAATTGTAAACGTATATGGAAGCATCGGCTTTACGAACTTTGGTTACGTCGATAAGCTGAAGCCTGGCATTTTGGTAAAGCTCAATGACAAAAGCGATGGAGAGGTTCACACCTTCCTTGACGATATTGTCGGTGCAATAGCAGCCTCTGCGGCAAGCCGCATGGCTCACCGTAAACAAGCAGAACGCGAAGGCGTCACGCAGCCTCCACTCGATTAA